A region from the Enterobacter roggenkampii genome encodes:
- the menI gene encoding 1,4-dihydroxy-2-naphthoyl-CoA hydrolase translates to MIWKRAVTLQALNAMGEGNMVGLLDIQFTRIGDDDIEATMPVDHRTHQPFGLLHGGASVVLAETLGSVAGYLCTEGEQKVVGLEVNANHIRSVRSGRVRGVCRALHAGSRHQVWQIDILDEQDRLCCSSRLTTAVV, encoded by the coding sequence ATGATCTGGAAACGTGCCGTGACGCTGCAGGCGCTGAACGCCATGGGCGAGGGGAATATGGTGGGGCTGCTGGATATCCAGTTCACCCGCATTGGCGACGATGACATTGAGGCCACCATGCCTGTCGATCATCGCACCCATCAGCCGTTTGGTTTATTGCACGGCGGGGCGTCCGTCGTGCTGGCCGAAACCCTGGGCTCGGTGGCGGGGTATCTCTGTACCGAAGGGGAGCAGAAGGTGGTCGGACTCGAGGTGAATGCTAATCATATCCGCTCGGTACGCAGCGGGCGCGTGCGCGGCGTGTGCCGCGCGCTGCACGCCGGCAGTCGCCACCAGGTGTGGCAGATTGACATTCTCGACGAGCAGGATCGCCTGTGCTGCTCTTCAAGGTTGACGACAGCGGTTGTGTAA
- a CDS encoding YdiH family protein has product MDTEITPTQLAIEYLRRDKSNLSPAQYLKKLKQLELEFTDLLALSSNELKEEIYFAWRLGVHVH; this is encoded by the coding sequence ATGGATACTGAAATAACCCCAACACAGCTGGCAATTGAATATTTACGTCGCGATAAGAGCAATCTGTCCCCGGCGCAGTACCTGAAAAAGCTGAAACAGCTTGAGCTGGAATTTACAGATTTGCTGGCGCTCTCTTCGAATGAGCTGAAAGAAGAGATCTACTTTGCCTGGCGGTTGGGCGTTCACGTCCATTGA
- a CDS encoding FAD-binding and (Fe-S)-binding domain-containing protein, which translates to MIPQISQAPGVVQLVLNFLQALEQQGFTGDTATNYADRLTMATDNSIYQLLPDAVVFPRSTADVALIARLATQERFASLVFTPRGGGTGTNGQALNQGIIVDMSRYMNRIIEINPEEGWVRVEAGVIKDQLNQYLKPYGYFFAPELSTSNRATLGGMINTDASGQGSLVYGKTSDHVLGVRAVLLGGDILDTQPMPVELAETLGKDNTASGRIYRTVLERCRDNRQLILDKFPKLNRFLTGYDLRHVFNDDLTQFDLTRVLTGSEGTLAFITEARLDITRLPKVRRLVNVKYDSFDSALRNAPFMVEAKALSVETVDSKVLNLAREDIVWHSVSDLITDVPDKEMLGLNIVEFAGDDAELIESQVTTLCQRLDELISQGEGGVIGWQLCNDLAGIERIYAMRKKAVGLLGNAKGAAKPIPFAEDTCVPPEHLADYIVEFRALLDSHGLSYGMFGHVDAGVLHVRPALDMCDPQQEILMKQISDDVVALTAKYGGLLWGEHGKGFRAEYSPAFFGEQLYAELRKVKAAFDPHNRLNPGKICPPEGVDAPMLQVDAVKRGTYDRQIPIAVRSSWRGAMECNGNGLCFNFDVKSPMCPSMKITSNRIHSPKGRATLVREWLRLLADRGVDPLRLEQELPEKRASLRSLIERTRNSWHANKGEYDFSHEVKEAMSGCLACKACSTQCPIKIDVPEFRSRFLQLYHTRYLRPVRDHLVATVESYAPLMARAPKTFNFFINQPLVRKLSEKHIGMVDLPLLSVPSLQRQLVGHRSANMTLEQLEALTPEQKAKVVLVVQDPFTSYYDAQVVADFIRLSEKLGYQPVVLPFSPNGKAQHIKGFLTRFAKTAQKTSDFLNRVAQLGIPMVGVDPALVLCYRDEYRQTLGDKRGDFHVMLVHEWLPTALEDKAVQDVSGEPWYLFGHCTEVTALPGAPAQWASVFARFGAKLESVSVGCCGMAGTYGHEVKNHANSLGIYELSWHQAMQRLPRNRCLATGYSCRSQVKRVEGNGVRHPLQALLEIIG; encoded by the coding sequence ATGATCCCACAGATTTCCCAGGCACCCGGCGTCGTTCAGCTGGTGCTTAATTTTTTGCAGGCACTGGAGCAACAGGGTTTTACAGGTGATACCGCCACGAACTATGCCGACAGGCTGACGATGGCAACCGATAACAGTATTTACCAGCTTCTTCCCGATGCCGTCGTTTTCCCTCGTTCTACGGCCGACGTGGCGCTGATTGCCCGACTCGCCACGCAGGAACGCTTTGCCTCGCTGGTCTTTACGCCGCGCGGCGGCGGCACCGGGACCAACGGTCAGGCGCTGAACCAGGGCATTATTGTTGATATGTCGCGCTATATGAACCGCATCATTGAGATCAACCCGGAAGAGGGGTGGGTGCGGGTCGAAGCGGGCGTTATCAAAGATCAGCTTAACCAGTACCTCAAGCCTTACGGCTACTTTTTTGCCCCGGAACTTTCCACCAGTAACCGCGCGACCCTCGGCGGGATGATCAACACGGATGCCTCCGGTCAGGGCTCGCTGGTCTACGGCAAAACCTCCGATCACGTGCTGGGCGTGCGGGCCGTTCTGCTGGGCGGCGATATTCTCGATACGCAGCCGATGCCGGTCGAACTGGCGGAAACGCTGGGTAAAGATAACACCGCCAGCGGACGCATCTACCGTACCGTGCTGGAGCGCTGCCGCGACAACCGCCAGCTTATTCTCGACAAATTCCCCAAACTGAACCGCTTCTTAACGGGCTACGACCTGCGCCACGTCTTCAACGACGACCTGACCCAGTTCGATTTAACCCGCGTGCTCACCGGTTCCGAAGGGACGCTGGCGTTTATCACCGAGGCGCGGCTGGATATCACCCGCCTGCCGAAGGTGCGTCGTCTGGTGAACGTCAAATATGACTCTTTCGACTCCGCGCTGCGCAATGCGCCGTTTATGGTGGAGGCGAAAGCGCTGTCGGTTGAGACGGTCGACTCCAAAGTGCTCAACCTGGCCCGGGAAGATATTGTCTGGCACTCCGTCAGCGATCTCATTACCGACGTGCCGGACAAAGAGATGCTCGGTCTTAACATCGTGGAATTTGCTGGCGACGACGCGGAGCTGATTGAGAGCCAGGTCACCACGCTCTGCCAGCGACTGGATGAGCTGATTTCGCAGGGCGAAGGCGGCGTGATCGGCTGGCAGCTCTGTAACGATCTGGCCGGGATTGAGCGTATCTATGCGATGCGTAAAAAAGCCGTGGGTCTGCTCGGCAATGCGAAAGGGGCCGCGAAGCCCATTCCTTTTGCCGAAGATACCTGCGTGCCGCCTGAGCATCTGGCGGATTATATCGTCGAGTTTCGCGCCCTGCTGGACAGCCACGGCCTGAGCTACGGCATGTTTGGCCACGTCGATGCCGGGGTGCTGCACGTGCGTCCGGCGCTGGATATGTGCGACCCGCAGCAGGAGATCCTGATGAAGCAGATCTCCGACGATGTGGTGGCCTTAACCGCCAAATACGGCGGTCTGCTGTGGGGCGAGCACGGGAAAGGGTTCCGCGCAGAATACAGCCCGGCGTTCTTCGGCGAACAGCTCTATGCGGAGCTGCGCAAGGTGAAAGCGGCTTTCGACCCGCATAACCGCCTCAACCCGGGTAAAATCTGCCCGCCAGAAGGCGTGGACGCCCCCATGCTGCAGGTGGATGCCGTCAAGCGCGGCACCTACGACAGACAGATCCCGATTGCGGTGCGCTCCTCCTGGCGCGGCGCGATGGAGTGCAACGGCAACGGCCTGTGCTTTAACTTTGACGTGAAAAGCCCGATGTGCCCGTCGATGAAAATCACCAGCAACCGCATTCATTCGCCGAAAGGGCGGGCGACGCTGGTGCGCGAGTGGCTGCGTCTGCTGGCGGACCGCGGCGTCGATCCGCTCAGGCTGGAGCAGGAGCTGCCGGAAAAACGGGCCAGCCTGCGCTCGCTGATTGAGCGCACCCGCAACAGCTGGCATGCCAACAAGGGCGAGTATGATTTCTCCCATGAGGTGAAAGAGGCGATGTCCGGCTGTCTGGCCTGTAAAGCCTGCTCTACCCAGTGCCCGATTAAAATCGACGTCCCGGAATTCCGCTCGCGCTTCCTGCAGCTTTACCACACGCGCTACCTCCGCCCGGTGCGCGACCATCTGGTGGCGACGGTAGAGAGCTATGCGCCGCTGATGGCGCGCGCGCCGAAGACCTTCAACTTCTTTATCAACCAGCCGCTGGTGCGCAAGCTTTCCGAAAAGCATATCGGCATGGTCGATCTGCCGCTGCTGTCGGTGCCGTCTCTGCAGCGCCAGCTCGTCGGGCATCGTTCGGCGAACATGACCCTGGAGCAGCTGGAGGCGCTCACGCCCGAGCAAAAAGCGAAGGTGGTGCTGGTGGTGCAGGATCCGTTTACCAGCTACTACGATGCCCAGGTGGTTGCGGACTTCATCCGCCTGTCGGAAAAGCTGGGCTATCAGCCAGTTGTGCTGCCGTTCTCGCCCAACGGCAAGGCGCAGCACATTAAAGGCTTCCTGACGCGCTTTGCGAAGACCGCGCAGAAAACATCTGACTTCTTAAACCGCGTGGCGCAACTCGGGATACCGATGGTCGGCGTCGACCCGGCGCTGGTGCTGTGCTACCGCGATGAATACAGGCAGACGCTGGGCGATAAGCGCGGTGATTTCCACGTCATGCTGGTGCACGAGTGGCTGCCGACGGCCCTGGAAGACAAAGCGGTTCAGGACGTCAGCGGTGAGCCGTGGTATCTGTTCGGACACTGCACGGAAGTCACCGCGCTGCCTGGCGCCCCCGCGCAGTGGGCGTCCGTCTTTGCCCGCTTCGGCGCGAAGCTGGAGAGCGTTAGCGTGGGCTGCTGCGGTATGGCCGGCACGTACGGACACGAAGTGAAAAACCACGCCAACTCGCTCGGCATTTATGAGCTGTCCTGGCATCAGGCGATGCAGCGCTTGCCGCGAAACCGCTGTCTGGCGACGGGATACTCCTGCCGCAGCCAGGTGAAACGGGTAGAGGGTAACGGTGTACGCCACCCATTGCAGGCTTTACTGGAGATAATTGGATGA
- the ydiK gene encoding AI-2E family transporter YdiK encodes MVNLRQPRDVAQILLSVLFLALMIIACLWIVQPFILGFAWAATVVVATWPLLLRLQKLLFGRRGLAVLVMTLLLFLLFIIPIALLVNSLVDSSGPVIRAVTSGDLTLPDLAWLNSIPVVGAKLYSGWHSLLEMGGSALMAKVRPYIGTTTTWFVGQAAHIGRFMMHCTLMLLFSALLYWRGEQVALGVRHFATRLAGKRGDAAVLLAAQAVRAVALGVVVTALVQAVLGGIGLAISGVPYATIFTVVMLMTCLAQLGPLLVLVPCIIWLYWTGDTTWGTVLLVWSCVVGTMDNVIRPILIRMGADLPLILILSGVIGGLIAFGMIGLFIGPVLLAVTWRLFSAWVHEIPPPGTDPDVILSELEELEEKNTH; translated from the coding sequence ATGGTCAATCTTCGCCAGCCCAGGGATGTTGCGCAAATTTTGCTGTCGGTGCTGTTCCTGGCCCTCATGATCATTGCGTGTCTGTGGATTGTTCAACCCTTTATTCTTGGCTTCGCCTGGGCCGCGACCGTTGTCGTTGCCACGTGGCCTCTGCTGCTGCGCTTGCAGAAGCTGCTGTTCGGCCGCCGCGGGTTAGCGGTGCTGGTCATGACGCTGCTGCTGTTCCTGCTGTTTATTATTCCCATTGCGCTGCTGGTAAACAGTCTCGTCGACTCCAGCGGCCCGGTGATTCGCGCCGTGACCAGCGGCGATCTCACGCTGCCGGATCTCGCCTGGCTGAACAGCATTCCGGTCGTGGGCGCCAAGCTCTACAGCGGCTGGCACAGCCTGCTGGAGATGGGCGGCAGCGCGCTGATGGCAAAAGTGCGCCCATATATTGGCACCACCACCACCTGGTTTGTGGGTCAGGCGGCGCATATTGGCCGCTTTATGATGCACTGTACCCTGATGCTGCTCTTCAGCGCCCTGCTTTACTGGCGCGGTGAGCAGGTGGCTTTGGGCGTTCGTCACTTTGCCACCCGCCTGGCGGGCAAACGCGGTGACGCTGCGGTACTGCTGGCGGCGCAGGCCGTACGCGCGGTAGCGCTGGGCGTGGTGGTCACCGCGCTGGTGCAGGCGGTGCTGGGCGGTATTGGTCTGGCGATTTCCGGCGTACCGTATGCCACGATATTCACCGTTGTCATGCTGATGACCTGTCTTGCACAACTGGGGCCGCTGCTGGTGCTGGTGCCCTGCATTATCTGGCTCTACTGGACGGGAGATACCACGTGGGGAACGGTGCTGCTGGTCTGGAGCTGCGTGGTCGGCACCATGGATAACGTCATTCGCCCGATTCTCATCCGCATGGGCGCAGACCTGCCGCTGATCCTGATCCTCTCCGGGGTGATTGGCGGCTTGATTGCCTTCGGCATGATTGGCCTGTTTATCGGCCCGGTGCTGCTCGCCGTTACCTGGCGTCTGTTCTCCGCCTGGGTGCATGAAATTCCGCCGCCGGGAACCGACCCGGACGTGATTTTGAGCGAACTGGAAGAGCTGGAAGAGAAGAACACGCATTAA
- a CDS encoding glycoside hydrolase family 3 N-terminal domain-containing protein, whose product MTAIYKDAGRPVHERVADLLARMTPEEKFAQMHAYWLILDENGNHRERSDLSDEFAGVSEQAALSERLKLGIGQITRPLGTHIVDAKTGVRAANRLQRMMMEETRLGIPALFHEECLVGLLCKDATLFPSSLNYGSTWDPELVQRAAEQIGKEARSVGCQQGLAPVLDVSRDVRWGRTEETFGEDPWLVGVMATAYVKGLQGDRRDLLATLKHYVGHSFSEGARNHAPVHLGFSELNDTFLLPFEMAVKLANAGSVMPAYHDIDNQPGHSDSFLLTTVLREQWGFDGIIVADYGGVSLLHQHHGISHDAAESAALAFNAGLDVELPKDDCARHLAEAVERGLISMAKVDEIVGRVLTEKFRLGLFENPYADENGIDLQNDTSRQVAREVATKSVTLLENNGILPLNGKPRVALVGPTADDPLALLSGYSFPVHLIISDMVEETSQVTTPRAALERYLGASQVRYAKGCHIIEKRMAGAPVFPGDSGGKPMQQSPVSQSTALIPEAVNAAQESDVVVACVGDLAGLFQSGTVGEGSDTDSLNLPGVQQQLLEALVATGKPVIVVMTGGRPYTLQGLEDKVAALIVAWAPGQEGGWAIADVLTGRAEPQGRLVVSVPKSAGAMPYYYNHKLKSGGTPFAFHFGSRYPFGFGLGWTTFRWNAARVAASSVPVDGEVTLSVDITNTGERSGSEVVQVYVRDKVATQVRPLQELKAFQRVTLSPGETATLSFTLPVEMFNFTRRDGKRIVEPGEFELQVGASSADIRQVVTVNVTGETRVLPAEWRMLSTCEVTRA is encoded by the coding sequence ATGACAGCTATCTATAAGGACGCGGGACGTCCCGTGCACGAGCGCGTCGCCGATTTACTGGCGCGTATGACCCCGGAAGAGAAGTTCGCCCAGATGCATGCGTACTGGTTGATCCTCGATGAAAACGGCAACCACCGCGAGCGCAGCGACCTCAGCGACGAATTCGCCGGCGTGAGCGAGCAGGCTGCACTGAGCGAACGGCTGAAGCTGGGCATAGGGCAGATCACCCGTCCGCTCGGTACCCATATCGTTGACGCGAAAACCGGCGTGCGCGCCGCTAACCGCCTGCAGCGCATGATGATGGAGGAGACGCGACTCGGCATTCCGGCCCTGTTCCATGAAGAGTGCCTGGTGGGGCTGCTGTGCAAAGACGCCACGCTGTTCCCGTCGTCGCTGAACTACGGTTCGACCTGGGACCCTGAACTGGTACAGCGCGCGGCAGAGCAGATTGGTAAAGAGGCGCGTTCCGTCGGCTGCCAGCAGGGGCTGGCGCCGGTGCTGGACGTTTCCCGCGACGTGCGCTGGGGGCGAACCGAAGAGACCTTCGGGGAAGATCCCTGGCTGGTGGGCGTGATGGCGACCGCCTACGTGAAAGGCTTACAGGGCGATAGGCGCGACCTGCTGGCGACGCTCAAGCACTACGTGGGCCACTCGTTCAGCGAAGGGGCGCGCAACCATGCGCCGGTACATCTGGGCTTTAGCGAACTGAACGACACCTTCCTGCTGCCGTTTGAAATGGCGGTGAAGCTGGCAAACGCCGGTTCGGTCATGCCCGCCTACCACGATATCGATAACCAGCCGGGGCACAGCGACAGCTTCCTGCTGACCACCGTCCTGCGCGAACAGTGGGGCTTCGACGGCATTATTGTGGCGGACTACGGCGGCGTCAGCCTGCTGCACCAGCATCACGGTATTTCCCACGATGCAGCGGAGTCCGCCGCGCTGGCCTTCAACGCCGGGCTGGACGTCGAGCTGCCGAAAGATGACTGCGCGCGGCATCTGGCGGAAGCGGTAGAGCGCGGGCTGATCTCTATGGCGAAAGTGGATGAGATTGTGGGCCGTGTGCTGACCGAAAAATTCCGTCTCGGCCTGTTTGAGAACCCGTATGCCGATGAAAACGGCATCGATCTGCAAAATGACACCTCCCGCCAGGTGGCGCGGGAGGTGGCGACAAAATCGGTCACGCTGCTGGAAAACAACGGCATTCTGCCGCTGAATGGTAAACCCCGCGTGGCGCTTGTGGGGCCGACGGCAGACGATCCGCTGGCGTTGCTCAGCGGCTACAGCTTTCCGGTGCATCTGATCATCAGCGATATGGTGGAGGAGACCTCGCAGGTGACGACCCCGCGCGCGGCGCTGGAACGCTACCTCGGCGCGTCTCAGGTCCGTTACGCCAAAGGGTGTCACATCATTGAGAAACGGATGGCGGGTGCGCCGGTCTTCCCGGGCGACAGCGGCGGTAAACCGATGCAGCAGTCTCCCGTGTCGCAAAGCACCGCCCTTATCCCCGAGGCGGTCAATGCCGCGCAGGAGAGTGACGTGGTGGTGGCCTGCGTGGGCGATCTCGCCGGGCTGTTCCAGAGCGGTACCGTGGGGGAAGGTTCCGACACCGATTCCCTGAATCTGCCGGGCGTGCAGCAGCAGCTGCTGGAGGCGCTGGTGGCGACGGGCAAGCCGGTGATTGTCGTGATGACCGGCGGGCGTCCTTACACTCTTCAGGGCCTGGAGGACAAGGTGGCCGCGCTGATCGTGGCGTGGGCACCGGGGCAGGAGGGGGGCTGGGCGATCGCGGACGTGTTAACGGGACGGGCAGAGCCGCAGGGCCGTCTGGTGGTGAGCGTGCCGAAAAGCGCCGGGGCCATGCCGTATTACTACAATCACAAGCTCAAGAGCGGGGGCACGCCGTTTGCGTTCCACTTCGGTTCACGTTATCCGTTTGGCTTCGGCCTCGGCTGGACGACGTTTCGCTGGAATGCTGCCCGCGTCGCTGCAAGCAGCGTGCCGGTCGACGGCGAGGTGACGCTGAGCGTGGATATCACCAATACCGGGGAACGCAGCGGCAGCGAGGTGGTGCAGGTTTACGTCAGGGATAAGGTCGCCACCCAGGTTCGGCCGCTTCAGGAGCTGAAGGCCTTCCAGCGCGTCACGCTCTCGCCGGGCGAAACCGCCACGCTCAGCTTTACGCTGCCGGTGGAGATGTTCAACTTCACCCGTCGCGACGGGAAACGCATCGTTGAGCCGGGCGAGTTTGAACTGCAGGTTGGCGCATCGTCGGCGGATATCCGCCAGGTGGTGACGGTCAATGTGACCGGGGAAACGCGGGTGCTGCCTGCCGAGTGGCGGATGCTCAGTACCTGTGAGGTTACGCGCGCGTAG
- a CDS encoding MFS transporter: protein MTLSSVLRTKDKIGYGLGDMASALVWQTATLFLAYFYTDVFGLPAAIMGTMFLVVRVVDAFVDPCIGALVDRTQTRHGRFRPWLLWFAIPFGVSCLITFYVPDVGPTAKIVYACLTYAILSLIYSAINVPYCAMPGSLTLDPRERHSLQSWRFGLSFIGGLIVTVIALPLVSLLGQGNVQKGYFYAMSLMGLLGIVLFFCCFLMTRERYSPRSDTSGSMLTDLKLLAGNSQWRIVFLFNILLLTAVVTRGSATMYYVNYVLLRPELVFAFIVSGMVASLSGALLSERLLGKFDRVRAYQWTIISFVIFGALIFFLPPSQVWLIFGLNIVFSFVQNLTTPLQWTMFSDVVDYEEHRSGRRLDGLVFSTALFAIKFGLALGGAVVGWVLGMVDYAPGQAAQAPHVLSTINALFTLIPCALFLCMVALLSIYKLNSRLVDSIARELASKREVRPEAGPLSPATPSALQE, encoded by the coding sequence ATGACACTCTCCTCTGTATTGCGTACCAAAGATAAAATAGGTTATGGCTTAGGTGATATGGCCAGCGCGCTGGTCTGGCAAACGGCAACGTTATTTCTCGCCTATTTCTATACGGACGTTTTTGGGCTGCCCGCCGCAATCATGGGCACGATGTTTTTAGTGGTGCGCGTGGTCGATGCGTTTGTCGACCCGTGCATTGGCGCGCTGGTGGATCGCACTCAAACGCGCCACGGCCGTTTCCGTCCCTGGCTGCTGTGGTTTGCCATTCCGTTTGGCGTGAGCTGCCTCATTACTTTCTATGTACCGGACGTGGGGCCGACGGCGAAAATCGTTTATGCCTGCCTGACCTACGCGATCTTAAGCCTGATTTACTCCGCCATTAACGTGCCTTACTGCGCCATGCCCGGCTCGCTGACGCTGGATCCGCGCGAGCGTCACTCCCTGCAGTCGTGGCGCTTTGGCCTGTCGTTTATCGGCGGGTTGATTGTGACGGTGATTGCCCTGCCGCTGGTCTCACTGTTAGGCCAGGGCAACGTGCAGAAAGGCTATTTCTATGCCATGAGCCTGATGGGGCTGCTGGGCATTGTGCTGTTTTTCTGCTGCTTCCTGATGACCCGCGAGCGTTATTCTCCGCGCAGTGATACTTCCGGCTCGATGCTCACCGATTTAAAACTGCTGGCCGGAAACAGCCAGTGGCGCATTGTTTTCCTGTTTAATATTTTGCTGTTAACGGCGGTGGTAACGCGCGGTTCCGCCACCATGTATTACGTGAACTACGTGCTGTTGCGCCCGGAGCTGGTTTTTGCCTTTATTGTTTCCGGAATGGTCGCCTCCTTAAGCGGCGCATTATTATCTGAACGGCTGCTGGGGAAATTTGACCGCGTGCGCGCCTACCAGTGGACCATTATTTCCTTCGTCATTTTCGGGGCGCTGATTTTCTTCCTGCCGCCTTCGCAGGTGTGGCTGATTTTTGGCCTCAACATTGTCTTTAGCTTTGTGCAAAACCTCACCACGCCGCTGCAGTGGACCATGTTCTCCGATGTGGTCGACTACGAAGAGCATCGCAGCGGCCGCCGCCTGGACGGGCTGGTTTTCTCTACCGCGCTGTTTGCCATCAAATTTGGGCTGGCGCTGGGTGGGGCGGTCGTCGGCTGGGTGCTTGGCATGGTGGATTACGCCCCGGGACAGGCAGCCCAGGCGCCGCACGTCCTCTCTACGATCAACGCCCTGTTCACCCTTATCCCTTGCGCGCTGTTCCTCTGCATGGTCGCGCTGCTTTCAATCTACAAGCTTAACAGTCGGCTGGTGGATTCCATCGCCCGGGAACTGGCCAGCAAGCGTGAGGTGAGACCCGAAGCAGGGCCGCTCAGCCCGGCAACCCCTTCCGCACTACAGGAGTAA
- a CDS encoding helix-turn-helix domain-containing protein: protein MSLPEKSQRGSPHAQALISHLLPDCTTRHTARGERLDLQVNGQGMCYLILEGTIAVYRRSDNMMLSTARSPAVFGLANLTDIYFSDYLKTVSPCLIGTITTERVNAIIQEKALWGLLSQQLMYVYSRLYNNVMPQGAPTAYEMIRQQLMKLTEEEEGYRLSVTAEKYIREKTQLSRSGVMRILADLKTGGFIEMEEGRLIKINKLPAKY from the coding sequence ATGTCCCTTCCAGAAAAGTCTCAGCGGGGTTCTCCCCACGCGCAAGCGCTTATTTCACACCTGTTACCTGATTGCACAACGCGACATACCGCCCGCGGCGAGCGGCTGGACCTGCAGGTCAATGGTCAGGGCATGTGCTATTTAATTCTTGAAGGAACCATCGCCGTCTACAGAAGAAGCGATAACATGATGCTGTCTACGGCCCGTAGCCCTGCTGTTTTCGGCCTCGCTAACCTCACTGATATCTATTTTAGTGATTATCTTAAGACCGTCAGCCCGTGCCTGATCGGGACGATCACCACAGAAAGGGTGAATGCCATTATTCAAGAGAAGGCGCTTTGGGGACTGCTCTCTCAACAGCTCATGTATGTGTATAGCCGTCTCTATAACAACGTGATGCCGCAGGGCGCGCCGACGGCGTATGAGATGATTCGCCAGCAGTTAATGAAGCTGACGGAGGAAGAGGAGGGTTATCGGCTCAGCGTGACGGCGGAAAAGTATATCAGGGAGAAAACCCAGCTCTCCCGCAGCGGCGTGATGCGCATTCTGGCGGATTTGAAAACCGGCGGATTTATCGAAATGGAAGAAGGCAGGCTTATCAAAATCAACAAGCTCCCCGCTAAATACTGA